CTATTTACACATATTTCGAgatttttataaattatagttTTATGATATTCATTAaagttttttttaaataaaagttgGGAGTAGTATCTTAGTGTCTTGTTAAACTAAGACTTCTTTTTTATATAAATGAACTCCaacaataaatattatttatatgcCTTATTTTTATAGTAAtaatatatgtaaaatataataATGGAGAAAAGAGAAATGAAATGTGGAAAATGATGTTACaacaaatttatattattaaaattgaaataCAGCTCAACTAAAATTACCTTAAAATAGAGAATTTGAGAAAGTGTCTTAATATTTAAAGACACACATAAAACATTATTGAAACTATCTTTTTATCAATTGCGCTAAATTTTgattttatgatattttgaaatATAAGAATTTTGAGATGCATGTgtttttcctataaatatatatatatattttagtaaattataGGAATGATATTTTTTAAATCTAAACTTTTTATATATACTATAGTATAATAATTGAAATGAGTTATATGTTGATTCAACGGTTATTCATATATTTTACTTggtaaaaataaaaataaataatattatatatatgatAAATTCCTAAATTGTTAATCTACTTCAATATATTACATACATCTTCaccctaattttttttattataaatctataattattatatatttatttataaaataaaattattatatatataaataaataaatatttaaagatatttatatattaacGAACTCGCAGATCACATATTACAATTTTGTTTATGAAGTGCAGAAGTTACCCAAAGCCATCTATGTATTCCAGTttatgttaacaaacttgacTTTTGTATTCCAGTTTCCTGCTTTTCATCATCGCAAATCCTTGGTTTACATTGTAAGTCTCTCTCcctttataaataaaatttatatatgtAGTTGTTTTATTACTGTGCTTTAGTATAATTAAAAGCGAGTTTATGATCCGTAAAACAACCATATTTATTATAATCTCAAGTGTTTAGCTTGTTATGATCTTAGTTTCAGCTATTATAGTCAAGTTCTTGAAACCCCCTTTATCAATATTTGAAGCTTTCTTGAAATGAGAATTTagattgttattattattattattgcaGTAAACTTCAAGTAATTTAGATACCCTTTACGTATTTTTTGAAGTAAGATTTGGATTCGAATAGAATTAGGGGGGGGGGGGGGATTCGGGGATTTTCGAGAATTACGGGAACATTGTATTCTGTAACTGTTCTTTATGATTTTTCGATTGTACAAAACTAGTAATTACAGGATGGGGCGTGACAAGTTCTGCTAACATAATGAGTTGCGATCgttttttatatttatgttgAATGGTCCTATAAATGTGCTTTCGATGTTTGAATCTTTAAGGGTGATAGATCAAACAAGGATTTGTATTAATCTATGCACTAATAGATTCTGTACACTTGAACAGTTAGGTCCATTTAACTTGAACGCTTGTGGAATTGTTGGAGGTGTGGATTGAAAACGACTGCTATGGCATCCAGGCGTGGTATTCGTTATAGTCATCTTGATGTTGATGATGATGATTACTACAATAGTGGTGGAAGGGAGGATCCTCGGTTCAACTACTCGTTAAATCCCTCAAATGAAATTCCTTGGAAATCCATTGCACTAGCACTTTTCTTGCTTTCTATTGGAAGTGGACTTCTCTTCTTTTCCTTTTTCATCTACACAGGTCACATGGGAGGGGAGCCGTACCAAGCATATGGCATGCTCGGACTTGGGATCCTGACCTTTCTCCCAGGTATGCTATAATGTCCTTTCATTTATTTATGTCTGTCATGATATATAATGAACATAAAACAGCCTAGGGTTACTGGCTATTGTTCCAGCCATTCCATAGTTGTTAAAGACGTCGTCGCCTAGGCGGAAAGGCGGTAAAAAATGAAAAGGCGTTCCAACCGTCTTTATTTCAATAGGTTAGGCGAATTAGGCGGCGCTTAGGCGAGTTAGGCGGTACCTAGGCGACGCCTAGGCGGACATTAAGCGAGTTAGGCGTTCAACTATATGTAAATGtgtgaaataattttttttaatatgtgATTTGACTTCGCCTATTTTCGTCTTTATGTAGTTAAATGTATAAAGTTGTACAATTGAGTATTGAACCATCATACTTATAACAACAGTCTCAAAGTTAAATAAACAAAAGGGGATAAAATCTACATATTTGATATTTCAATCAAATAAACTAATCTTTACATCAATGTAATTATTATTAAAACCAATCAAAATGTGTGTAaataatatgtaatatatatatatatatatgcctaTCAACCTATATATAGTAGAACGCCTAATTCGCCTAATGGGTTCACTATCGTCTTTGTTCGTCTTTACGCCTTGACCAAGTATGAGCCATTCTTGCATGTTGCTTCTGCTGTTTTATTGTCAACGAGAAATGAGGACCTATATTGTTGTCATGTGGAGTTTTAATTTTGAAGGGAGTGATCTTGTAGTTCATGGAAATTTTTAATTATCAATACATGATTTGATTGTTAATGCCGTAATGGTCACAGTTGCTTTTCGTTGTAGCCTTGTAGGTACAAGTGAAATACGTTCCATATTACTAGCTTCTTTATCTTTTGGCCCCAAACATAACAGTATCGTTGATTTATGTATTCTCAAAAATTTTCTTTTGTATATTCTGACCCTTTAAGTTTGTCAATAGTATACGTATCCCTATTACAAGCTGAGTGCTTAGGAAACTTACTACATACACCTTATCTGTAATGGGCACAAAGGGATATGGAAGAGGGATAATATAGTATAGTTATTAAGACCATCTACAGTTTACAAACAAAGCTGAAGTCTCTAGTTTTGCTTTTTTCTGGAGTAACTATAAGGAGATTGTAGGATTCTACTCATTCAAAGCACAACGATAATGAGCTCAAAGTATATAAGATCACTGAGCTAGGAGACTGTAAATGTTAATAAATAAGGTCATATAGTGGAGCTGATATCCATTAAAGATTTTAATAATTTATAGATGGAATATCTCTATGGATACAAACTCTTATAAGATAAACCCTTCAAGCTCTCTTTAATGATGTTTATTAGGGAGAGGGTGAGGAAGGGGGAAACTAAGTTGAAAGAGAGCAGGGAGGTATCTTGAAGGGAAAGAAGTCATGTGCTCATTTTTCCTAATATTACCTTTAACCTACTGGCGACAGTTCTTATCTGGTAAATTCGGCAGGAGATGGGGTTGATTTTTATTGAGGATTAATGTGTCCATACGCTACTACTCTTAGGTTGTGTTTGGTTGGGGTGAATGAAATGGAATGGATGAAATTAGAGGAAATATATGGGAGTTGGAGGGAAGATTTGAAAAAACAAAATTAGATATGCCAAATTGTTATAAAAAGAATTGTGAATCAAATTGGGGGTGTTTGATTATAGTATAGGTGGTTAGGAACGAAATGGGTTAAAGaatgaaaattttgaaaatttaatcATTTTCCACTTAAAATCTCATTCCATTTCGTTCACCCCAATTAAACACAACATTAGGAGCAGAAAGTAAACAATCCTTCCATATTATTGTTCTGGTCTCCTAAGATTTTTGACAGATTAGTAcataatatttctaaaattttagCTTAGTATATCCAACTGTCCAGCTGGTATATGTTTGATCTGTTTTTTATATGTTTCTTTAGTTACATATAAGTAGCTGTATAAGCAAGATAATAGAGTAACTAATATCAGTCATGACCAATAACAACAGCAAATATGCTCCAAAACTATAGgtttaaaaaaataaagtttATGAAGTTTGCTCTTACTTTTGATCTTCCTAAGGTTTTCAATTTCTGAATCCTCCTTGGATGTCTCAGCTCATACTGAAGAGCTCCCCATATCATTTGTTGCATGTTTTAATCAATACCATGTGGAGTTCTGCTATGTGTCATGTGCTTAATAATAAGTGGTTAGGGCGACTGATTTTTTGAGATCAACCATTTACTGTGACTGCAGGTTTTTATGAGACTCGTGTCGCATACTACTCGTGGAGGGGTGCCCAGGGCTATAGTTTCCGATCCATCCCTGAGTATTGACAGCTTTAATGACCGAATAACTTGGAATTTGTGTTGTTGCCACTTGGATCATGGTTCTCAATAGCATTTTGTGATATAGGGTTTTACACTTTTTGCTGTTCAGAAAAGTCAGACATTTACATTTTTGCTCAAGTTCTTTAATTTGGTGTCATGTAAGTTAAGCCTAGACCCTTGTTAATTTTTCTTGTTCTGCAATTAGATTATTCAGAAATTTAAAGGCAAGTGTGAGTAGAAGGATGTATGCCAGAATTACGCTTTGTTATTTGTTTGGCAGAAAATATAAAGTTTTAActtttttttctttgtttttttgCTTCTGAAAAGTATATTCCTGAATGTCTTAGATTTCTACTTTTGTTTAATTTCAATCAATGCTTGTTCGAAAATATTAAATCCCGGACAAACAAAACTAAATTAGCGGATACCATATTGTGCTAATATATTATTTCATATTCTATTATAATAAAATAGTAAATTTGACCATACGATCAATATAATTAAAATCGTGTAAATTTTTTATTGTATACTAGGAACCTTTGCCCGCGCGCTACGCGTGCTagcaaaaaaaaaataattttattattttttacgattaacatcaaataaattattttataattttttttttataatttgaatattttatttttcgcGGGAAATCATGGTGTTGAGTTTAGGTAAAAGTATCTCAAATAATATTGTCACGAATAGTTGCGATATGATGttagttttatttttttgttGCTAATATATAAGAGAAaaacaaaaatttcaaattagacaatagcataaattaattaatgtggtttaattttatgaaaaaatatatGGATCTAAAATTGTGGCCAAAGTTGAAATTCAATTGACACATTTCCTATTATTTTATCAGGCATCAAAAAGTTTCAGTTATTATTTTTACTATAACTACAGAGTAATCATCACTTGAATAAAAAACGGAGGTATTATTGTTATTCACCGGGTCCATTTTGTTACTTCCTCCTCCTTTATATGCACCCTTACATCATTGATTTTTTCACATATTATATTGCATATGATACTTTTGTGTATATTTTTAGGTTTGTTGAACATTAGTAATGAGTGATTAAGTAATTGTTCGAATCTGATTATATTCATCCATGTATATTCTTCGTATCATAAAATCAAATAGCTAttaattaaacatataatgatTTAACATTTATAGATGAAAATGAAGTATATTTAAAACTTGGGGATTGAGTCTGGGTTAAAAGAATATTTTGTACCAAATGTTACAATCATGCATTTGAGCAATCCATTGAATAGCTAAATGCAAAACAAACATGTTGCAATCCAACTTGTACTTATAATACGCATACAATGTCTGTATTGTGACATATGTATTTGATAAATACAGTTTGGAAGAAAAAATTTAAGTGCTACATCTCATGGAGGtacatattttttattttgttaatttacatgTAAAGTGTTTACCAATTAAACTGAAATAATCGAATACGATCTGACAACGTTTATGATCTTGTAGCGGAGGATTTGGAGAAGAACAAAACAGAAAATGGGCAAAATGAAGATGTAAAAGACATATTTTGCATTTGAGATACTAATGTAACACCTTTATCTGTCCCAAACTTCCTTACAGTACTAAAACCTTCTTTTTTGTTGTTGTGTGTAGATGGAAATTGAATGTTTAGATGTTACAAGATTCATCACTATTTTCGATCCTTATTAAGATGATAATAATATTATGGTACACCTATATGTATATCTAAGAAATCTATATATGTTAAACAAATGTATAAGAAATCCCATAATTTAATACCTGAGAAATATGATCTCGTACTATGTCAAATGAACTTTTTTAAGTACcgtttaaataaaatatttaagttaTGTATAAACAAAATAAGTTGTTTTTATTTTTCTTATGTATATAGAAAAATTCTTTGGAGACCACTATTTAATCGGAGACTTCAGAGACCACATATGTTCTACGATCAAAatattgtaaaatatattattttataaagtaCTATGAATATCCCCAATtcattaaaattatatatatatggggAGTTGCTCAAATGAGAACCCATATTATGGGTGAGAACTGAGATCTAATCACAGCCACACATTTTTATTCCCAAATTAAATCACAGCCACATaacttatttttttaattttattttcatttaaCCCACCCCATCCATATACTCTCTCCCCCCGATTTATTCCCTCCTCCCATCCCACATACATATAACCTATACATACAAAGTTTTCAACTGCCGCCACAGTCGCCGCCCATACCCCCTTCTCATCTTCATCCCTTCCTCTACCATTCCTTTCACCCCCGCTGTTATTCATAATCGTCACGATACCTCTAATACCGGCGACGCATTTCCTCTAATTCTGATATGCTCGATGACACCATTAAAGCTCTGCTCCAGCTACATACGGAGATAAATTAGTGATTTTTCGTGATACCAGAGTTGTTTATATTCAGATATGTTGATTTTGTTGACTTTATATCGAAAATGATGAAGACGTGGATGTGGTTATGTTGAGGTGTAGGTGACTGAAATTGATTAAATTGAAGATCTGGAAATTTTGTTTCGATTTTCATGATTTAATTGGTGGTGATTATGATTCGTGTTGGTTAGAGTGGTGAACAGTGATTATGATGGTGAGGTGCTAGTGGGCAGAAAAAGTGGTTGGCTGTGGGGATTATTTGTTGCATTCGGTAATTTTCGTCTTCCGGTGGTGATTTTTCTGGTGATTTTTTGTTTTGATGATGTTTTTTGGAGTTGATAAATAGAGCAGGTGGCCGAATGTGGTGGACAAAAATCCTGACCGTATGTGGTGATTTTCCTTTTCAGTCGGTGATTTTTCATTTTCTGGTGGTGATTTTTTGAATTCCGGTGATGATCTTTGATTTGACGGTGGTGATTTTATATTTGCCGGTGGTGATTTTCTGATGATCGCCAGAGGTAGTGGTGGTCACCGGTGGTGGTGGTGACCGAAAATGGTGGTTATCGGTAGTTGGAGGTAATGGTGAGTGGTAAGTAGAAAGAAGAAGTTGGAAGAGATGATTGTTGGagaagatgatgagatttaaaatgaatggtttagattaaaaatatattaaaatttttatggttgagattagatctcatatctcaccaAAAAAAGGTTCTCAATAGAGTaagaccatatatatatatatatatatatatatatattaatatgtaTATTTGAAGTACTAAAATATGTATATTTAACAAAAAATGTGAATTAAAAAATAATGCAAAATTTTGTAGTTCACAATTTCGGTCAttacattttataaaaattaaatcaTGTCAATTTTTCCCTTAAATTTTTTCtcaataattttgaaatttgaCTATCAAAATCAGATATTTATTGATAATTACTCGTCGTCGTCTTCGACGACGCCTCGTATTTTGTCACTAAAAAGGTATAATAGAGGATacacaataattttaaaattggaataaaatcaatataagatatttATTAACAGTTTCTCTGCGTCGTCGGCCGACTCCTTATATTTTGTAACTAAAATGGAATAAAAGAGGAATTACAATAATTTAGTAACtggaataaaatcaaaatatgtTATTAATTGAGTGTTTCTCGACTTCGTTTTCAAGGACGCCTCGTATTCTATAACTAAAAATTATAGTAGgggatatacaataattttaaaattagaataacATCAAAATAAGAAATTTATTGATAATTTCTCGGCATCGTCGAATACGACGCCTCGT
This genomic interval from Apium graveolens cultivar Ventura chromosome 8, ASM990537v1, whole genome shotgun sequence contains the following:
- the LOC141676554 gene encoding uncharacterized protein LOC141676554 is translated as MASRRGIRYSHLDVDDDDYYNSGGREDPRFNYSLNPSNEIPWKSIALALFLLSIGSGLLFFSFFIYTGHMGGEPYQAYGMLGLGILTFLPGFYETRVAYYSWRGAQGYSFRSIPEY